The DNA segment GCACAGCGGAAGCGGTTCACTCGGCTACGCAAAAAATGCCAATAACAATGGTTATATCGGCTTTGAAATCTGCGAGGACGGTTTGACCGATACCTCGTATTTTTCTACTGTTTACAAGGAAGCCGTGGAGATTTGCGTGTATCTCTGTAAGCAATACGGACTGACGGAGAAGGACATCATCTGCCACTCGGAGGGTCACAAGCTCGGCATTGCCAGCAATCACGGCGATGTGATGCACTGGTTCCCGAAGCACGGCAAGAGCATGGATACCTTCCGTGCTGATGTAAAATCCGGTCTTGCCTCTGCCGCCCCCGCCGAGCCGACTGCGCCGAAGAAATATTACCGTGTGCAGGTCGGCGCGTATTCCGTTAAGGCAAACGCAGAAGCCATGCTTGCAAAGATTAAGGCGGCCGGCTTTACTGATGCTTTTGTAAAAAGAAACTGAGAATTATGTTCGGAATTATACTGTTCATACATCTGACGAACAAGTGTATTATCGATTTCGCTGAGGGTATATCGTTTTAAAGTGCCGTCCTGAAGAACGGTATAATTGGTTTTTCCCAAAGAGTTCGCTATCAGTTCCCCTGTATCTTTTTCAATAATGAATGCATAGCCATTGTTTTCCTGTACAATATCTTCTAAATAAGAGCCAATACCTGTCAGAAGCATATGCGTTCCAAGGACCCCCTGCAGATTGCCGGATCCGTCATATATTGGCCAGGCAGCCGATACGGTCATGTCTTCCATCACAAAATGCTTATATACAGGCGAGAATACGGGTCCGCCCGCTTCCTTTGCAGCCTTGTACCATACGCGCGTACGAGGATCAAATTTTCCTGCCCGGACAGTGATTTCGCCGGCAGTATAATCGCTGTTCACCGAATAATACCAGGAATTCCCGTCCGTATAGGAATTATTTTTCATGATCTCAATTACGTTATTTTCATTTCTTCTTGCCCCATAATATTCACCGTTTTCAGTACCGTAACTGAAGCTGTAGATCTCGTTGCCATGGGAGTATAAAACGCCTGTAAAAAACCTGTCCCGGGCATCTTCGTCCGAAAAATCGAAAATTTTATTTTCTATAAATTTGTGGTTGAACTCATTGATGTGCTCAGGAACCTGCATAAACGCATTTATCTTGTAATAAATCTCCTGATTCATATTCCTGGCAGTATTTTCTGTTATTTTTGAAGCGGATGAAGACCAGTTTGAAAAAACAAGATGCCCTATAATACTCATGGAAATCAACATTGCAAAAACAAAAGTTATAATGAGAATACCTCTGATCGAGATGCTTTTGTTTCCTGTGTTTCCTTTCATGTATCCGCCATCCTTTCAAGTCATCGGTCGTTGTTTGGCTGGATTTTCGGGAGATTAAGCTGTTTTCCTCATCGAGGAGTTTTATAACAGGGGTTCGATTTAATAATTATTCGTGAATACTATAGGTTATGGAAGAAAAAAATCCTATACACAGCTGTTACAGCAATTACGTGTATAAGACAAATCTAACAGTGCGCGGTGCTAATATTTTTTCAGTTTCGGCTTAAATTCTAAAAAATTCTTAAATTTATTTTAATTATACAATATTATTTATAAAGCTACAAGTTATAACGTATGAGTTTTAAAAAAAATTACCAAATAAGCTTTATTGATCTGAGCATAAAAAACCCGCCAAACATCATCATTGAAATTTGGCGGGAATGTTTTATCCGACGGATTCTGGGGCATGCAATCCTCGGGCTGCTCCCATATGGATCAGCCTCAGGGTTATTCATCAGGGATTTCTTTTGATTGCAGATAAATATTCTTTTTTATATACATACAGCAGATTGAATTCAGTTTTTAAATGCTTCAGACCTTTTGAGGCAAGTCGGTTTCTTTTGGGGGCGCTCCGTCCAATTCAAGTTCTTTCATCGCCTTCTTGAACTGTGCCGCGAATAGGATTGCTGTGAAGACAACAGCGATGATGTCCGCGATTGGCTCTGACGCATATATTGCGACGGCCTGATTTGCCTGGAAAATATGCGGCAAAATAAAGATGAGCGGGATGAGCAGCACGAATTTCCGGACGATGGCAACGGATATGGCCGCTTTGGCGCTTCCGATCGCGAGGAATGTTATCTGGCAGGCTATCTGTATGCCTAAGATAAGCATGATTGCGAAATAGATACGCATTGCTGTATAGGTAAATGCCGACAGTGCCGCATCAGACGTGAAGATGCCGACAAATATCTGCGGGAACAGCATGATGAGCGCCCACAACACAGCCGAATAGATCAGGCTTGCCTTAAGCAGAAGCCTGAAGGTCTGTCTGACCCGGACAGTGTTTTTAGCGCCGTAGTTATAGCTTGCTATAGGCTGCGCTCCCTGGCCGAGGCCTTGCAGCGGCAGCATGGCGAACTGCATAATGCTGGTTAGTATTGTCATGGCGCCAACCGCAATGTCGCCTCCGTATCTGAGCAGCGACGAATTGTAGCAGACCGCGATGACGCTTTCGCTGGCAGTCATAATAAACGGCGCAAGGCCAAGAGCGACACAGGGCAGGATGATTTTTGCGTCCAGCCTGATATTGGCGCGCCTGAGCTTCAGCAGAGTTTTCTTTCCGAAGAGGAAGTATACGACCCATACGCAGGACACTCCCTGAGAAATAATGGTCGCCAGTGCCGCGCCGCGTACGCCCATTTTGAGCCCATATATGAATATGGGATCCAGCACGATATTGCACAATGCCCCGATCAGCACTGTGCGCATACTGATCTTTGTAAAGCCCTGGGCGGTGATGAAAGCGTTCATGCCCAGTGTGAGCTGCACGAATATCGTGCCGAGGGCATAAATGTTCATGTAATCTGTCGAGTAATTAATGGTGTTTTCGCTTGCGCCGAATACCAGCAGAAAATCTCTGTTCCATATCAAAAGAACCACAGTCAGTATGACTGAAATAATGATCTGAAACAGAAAGCAGCTGCCCAGCGTCCTTTCGGCGAAAGCATTGTCTCCCTTGCCCATGGATATGGAAGCACGGGGTGCGCCTCCAGATGCAATCAGCGATGCAAATGCGGTTACTATCATGATGACCGGAAGGCACACGCCCACTCCGGTCAGCGCCAGCGCGCCGTTCTCCGGCATATGGCCGATGTAAATACGGTCGACAATGTTATAAAGCATGTTGATGAGCTGCGCAAGTACCGTTGGTATGGCCATCCGGCGAAGCAGTTTTCCGATAGGTTCTGTCCCAAGAAAATCGTTGTTTTGTGATAGGGATAGGGATTGAGATTGCGATTTCATGTAAGTTTACTTCCTTTCCAATCCTTCCAGTGCGTTTTGCCATATGCGCACATTCATGTCTGCGTACTGTTTCTGTTCCACCAGGGTGAAGCCGCTGAAAAGCTGCGCCGAAAACGCGTCCAGCACTGCGGATATATCAGGTATCATCTTTTGCGCATCGTCTGTCAGCATAAGATGGATGCGCCGTCTGTCGCCCGTATCCTGCCTGCGCAGCAGCAGCTCCTTTTGTATCAGCGATTCTACTGCCTTTGATACGTTTGCCTTCGGCAACCTTCTCAGATCGACGATATCGCTTGCTGTGTCCTTACCCGGATTGTTGTTAAGAAACATCAGTATATTCGACTCGATCTGCGTAAGGCCGTACTTTTCGCATACGTCTTTACCGCTTAGCTCGAACAGCCGCATTACCGCTTGGAAGCGCTGCAATATTTCTCCGCCTTTAAGCATATGGTCACCACCACTCTCATAAAGTTTCTATGGAAACTGTTTTATTATAAACTATTATACATTCAATCCGCTGTTTGTCAATGGTTATCATGAAATCAGATGAGTTCAAATATGAAGCATGAGCATTTTTTGCGTTGCAAAGCAAACAATTTTCCGGTATCAAGGGATATCAAATATAACAGATTAAGGTGCAATGGCAGCGAAGATTAAAATCGAATAAAAAAGGACATTTTGCAGCTTTTTGGGTAGAATTTACCCAAAAGAGATATGCAAATATGTCCAAGAAAAAATATTAAGTATGGGCAGCTGCTTTGCCAATATAACCGCGATGTCTATGATGTCATGCCCTTTGCGATCTAGTAAACAAAGATTGTTAGTTATTTTCCGTAATAGTGCCTTTCCCGTTAAAATAAATCAGGTCCCCATCGTCATAATGCCAAATTGCCTGAAACGAGGTCGGTTTTTTGATACCGTTTAATTCTATATAATCATCACAAACAACTGACCATTCCATCGTTTCGCTTGATCCATCGGTTGCTACAGCCGACCTGTCATCGGTTGTGAAAGACAGCATTTCCCCATTTTCGTTAAATGTAAAAATTCCGCTGACAGATATACCATAACAGGATATTGTTGCTTTTGCGTTCAGATCATCGACTGCCTCCCATTTAATATAATCCTGTAAAGCTGAATTAGGGACAAAGAGGATTTCCGAGAGGAATGTGACCAGGCTCGATTTATCCATAACTTCTCCTGTTTGGTCAAATAAAGTGAAAAGTTTTGCCAAAACGCCTTTCATTGAACCGGAACCATCTGAATATGTGTCCAGTCCTTCAAAGGGGATACCATACATCGAGCTGTCAATATAGGCGATTCTATTCGGCTCTTTCACGAAATTATATTGCGTGTAATCGATTTTTATCGCAGATTTATTCTTGCCGAACAAAAAATCGACATCCTGATAATATATTTTTATATAGGACATTTTCGGTGTGCCAATATAACCGCAATATCTGAAGTATGTCTGAACAGGCGCGGGCAGGCCGGCAATGTCTTCCTCCTGGAATATGCCTTCCTGAGGATCAGCTTCAGTCATAAGTTGCTTTGCCGTCCTGTCAAAGTCCGTTTTAGACTTTGAATATGGAATATTAAAAAATATCATCAGGATACCTGTTACGCAGAGTACAACCCCGATTATAGTGAGCATTATTTTTTTGCTCCTCCTTCTCATAACGTTCCTCCTTCATTGGACCTACGAGTATAACGAAAATTCATACCTTTTTCTGCATGTCATGCAGTATCAGTATCGGCAAGAGCAGTACTTTTGTTTAATACGTCCTCGAGCATGATCTGCGTAAATTTTTCAGGTTCTTCAAACATGGGGCTATGGGCAGACTGCTCGAATGTATAAAAACCTTTTACCGGAGCCTGCAAGTGTTTCAGGTAAACTTTTGATAAATCATAGTTAACCGTATAATCGTATTTGCCGCTGATAAAATAAGCAGGAATCTTTAACTGGGATACTTCGGCAGTCAAATCCGCAGAAAAAAGCTGATCAATTAATTTGGTATCATTTCTCAAAAAAGCTTTTGCACGCCATACCGTTATTTTTTCTTTCAGTGTATATGCCCTGCATTGAAAGACGGGAATAAATATACCGGTAATGACGGATTTCATATTGTGCATGGTACCAATGCCAAGCTCATGCATGGTTCTGTCACGTAATAAAGAAACAAAAAATGAACGAACCGCGATATCAGATTCCAAAACCGGATAGTTTTTTAATTTCTTAATCATTTCATTGTTTCCGGCCGCTGTATACTGCTCCAGAATGTATGTGTATGCCAGCTTTTCCGATTCAGCCATTTGTGAAATCTGTGCCACGCCGATATAGGCGATATATAGCTGAGGCGCCTGGGCCGCGGCTTGAATACCGAGGAATGAACCCCAGGAATGCGCCATTAAATAAATCTTATCCTGCCCAAAACGTTCGCGAAGATAATTTGTTGCTTCTATCGTATCGGATACAAGCTGTTCCGCGGTTAAGTCCTGTGCCGAAATGTCTGCGTTATACGAAAGCCCTGCGCCGCGCTGCTCCCAGTAACAAACGGTGAAGTGGTCTTCAAGCCCGGTTGGATACTTCTCGGCAAGAAAATACTCCGGCATACCCGGTCCCCCATGCAAAAAAAGCAGCACCGGGTTTTTTGTATTTTTACCTTTTATAAACATACCCTGCTCGACACCACCGATGTTTACTATAACTTTTTCAGATATGCTTCCCTCAAGCATACTATTGTTTTTATCCAAAAAAGGTTCAGGTTTTCCCGGACTGATTACTAATAATATGCCTGTGAGAATAAATACACATCCAAGTAAAAAAGCAAGCGTGATTGGCATAATACGCCCCTCCCTAGTTACAAGCGATTTTTTAGAAAGCTTCTCATTCTTAATCATTTTCATTTTTTTCCCCGATTTACAATGTCTGTTTGTTCCAAATAATATCTTCAATCTTTTTTTCCCAATCTTTGTCATAATAAATATTTTTCATTGTAGCGATTGAAGCAAGGCCATGAACGGAAGCCCATAATGCTATAATCGTATCTTCCATTTTTTCTTTTGGCATTCCGGTTTCTCCGAAGATACGTAAAACATTTTCTTTCAGTAATTCAAAAGGCGGAAAGTTGTTCTTCGCATTTTCATCCAATGACAGATTAACTTTTATGCAAGGCTGTGAAAACAGGAACTGAAAATAATTTGGATTTTTAACAAAAAACAGCACATAACTCTTCCCCATTTGGATCAGCACTCTTTGGTCGTTTTGATTTAGACAGGATTCAATTGCGGTGTGAAGAACTTCCATAAACTGATTTGTTACATAATCCTGCATAGCCTCCAGCAAGTCTTCCTTGCTTTGAAAATGACTGTAAGGCGCCGATTGACTTACACCGCACATGACACATACTTTTCGCAATGAAAGCTGCTCTATACCCTTTTGATTAATTAATTCAATCCCAGCCTCAATGAGACAATTTCTTAAATTCCCATGATGATAGGGTTTATCCGGCATTTTATCACCTCTTCATCTTTACGCTGTTTAGATTATAATATGATATCTTTACAGTGTCAAGATATCGGGATGAGAAAGTGTCTGACTGAAAGTTATCCGTATGAGATCGGAACTGGCTCCGTTGATTCATAGATAAAAGTAAAATTTGTATAAAAAGTTTCGATCGAACCTTTTCAAAGGTTCGCGAGGGAGTTGGGGGCGTCGCCCCCAAGGTTTTTTAATGCTGATAAAGCGTATTTTGGAAGGGTTTGGGGAACCTTTTTCAAGAAAAAAGGTTCCCCAACATATCGGATTTGTGCACTTTTTTACAGGATGCCTTTTTCGACACTCTGATGCTATGATTCATAGAAAGCCTTTGGGGATTCAGTTTTCCAGTAAGTTAATAGTCTGTATTTTTAAGCTTAAAACTCCCTACCTGTTTTTTCATAAGCTCGGCCTGATTTGCCAATTCCTCATTTATCGCTGAATTTGACTGCATTTCCTGGGATATCAGCATGATTCCCTGATCGATTTTTTTGGACGAAACAGCGATATCGTTCATAAGGGCCGCAACAGCGGACACTTCACTGACAATCTTATTGAGAGCATCCGTGGCATTTTTTGCGATCTTTGTGCCGCCGTCAACCTTACTGATGGTGTCGTGGATCATTTCAGCCGTTTCCTTGGCTGCGTCTGCGGAACGCGTAGCAAGGTTCCGAACTTCCTCCGCAACTACGGCGAAACCCTTTCCGTGCTGCCCCGCCCTTGCGGCTTCAACTGCCGCGTTGAGCGCCAGTATGTTTGTCTGAAAGGCGATGTCTTCAATCACTTTGATGACCTTGGATATATTTGTGGAAGTATCATTTATCTCTTCCATAGCGATAACCATTTCTTTGATCTGGTTATCACCCTGTACAGCTTTCTCTTTGGCGGCGCTTGCCAGCTTATTTGCCTGGTCCGCGTTGCAGGTATTATTGCTTATGAGTGAAGATATCCCGACTATGGAGGCTGTCGGCGCCCCCTGTTCGGATGTGCCGTGCAAAAGCGCCATATTGGAGTCGTAGGCCCGGCGGGAGTCTGCCAGAACATTATTTGAAGCAGTGTTGATATTAGTCAGCAGCAGGTTGATTTTTTCAACCATTTCCTTAAGCTTTATGTTAAGAAAATCATCCTCAGACCGGGCTTTCAATATATATTCAAATCTCCGCCGGAAATCTTCTCGACAGCCGCCGCCTGCTCGCGAATATTGTTTATCATCTTGACGAACTCTGACGTCAGGATGCCTATTTCATCGGTCTTGTTCAGGTATCTGTCTGGAAACGTTATATCAACTATACCCTGGGATAACCTGGAAGAAGCGTTCTCCAGTATTTTTATGGGGTCAACTACTGTTTTCTTAACCACAATGTAAATCAAAACAAATGAAACAGCACACGACAGGATCATTATTCCTAATAAAGTGGGAAGATAATCATTAATACTCTTATTGATGGTATCAGCTCCGATATCCAGCCCGACAACGCCGACCACTTTGTTTTCGCTGTTAAAAACAGGTGCAAAGCCTGAAATAAGATCACCGTATGCTCCGTTGGAATAAACAGAAGAAAAGGTGCCGTTTCCTGTTGAAATGGCTTCGCCGGGCTCGGCTCCGTATTCATCCTTGGGCTGCGTATCGCCAAGCATACTGGGTGTTTCGCCTTCCGAATATCCGTCCGCTATATATTTGTAATTGCTGCCCGAATCAACCATTATGTATAAATAAGTCAGATCCAATTTTTCTTTCAGCTTGCTTATATAATCCAGCATTACCTGATAATAATCATCTTTCACTCCGGTTTTATCATATTCCGATATCTTGTTTCCATCAATATTTTCGCTTACTGTCATAGCAATATCAAGAGCTCGCCTGCCCATATAATCTTCTAAATTGCTTTTGTATGTGGCAAAGCTGAAGTAACCTATTAATAGAGAACAACCCATGGATATAAGAAGTACATAAATTGAAATTTTGATTTTTATCGATATCTTTTTTATGATATAACACTCCTTCAGCAAATTAATGTAATCAAATGTTCGCTTATTTCAGCAGAAGTTTTTTCTGCTTGAATAAATATATCGACCCCGACCAGGGTTTATTAATACTGTCTTAAAAATGCACCGAAAGAGAATCAGCTCTGAAACAGTCAAGCTTAAAGCACCTCTGTGGACTACTGTTTATTCATCATTTGCACAAACAAGTCGACGATTTGAGGGTCAAACTGTTTCCCGGCGCCGTCAATAATCACCTGTATGGCCTTTTCCCTGCCTGCAGAGTTTGGGTTTTCCTCGCTGCTTAACACTCTTTCATAGGTTTCCCCTATGGAAATTATCCTTGACAGCAAGGGGATTTCTCTGCCTTTAAGCCCCTTTGGATATCCTTTTCCATCCCATCTTTCATGGTGGCT comes from the Negativicutes bacterium genome and includes:
- a CDS encoding N-acetylmuramoyl-L-alanine amidase, which encodes MNLKQYYLTENNCYKSGKKHTVKGILVHSTGANNPNLKRYVGPDDGLLGVNQYNNHWNAAKPGGREVCVHAFIGKLKDGSIATYQTLPWDMVGWHSGSGSLGYAKNANNNGYIGFEICEDGLTDTSYFSTVYKEAVEICVYLCKQYGLTEKDIICHSEGHKLGIASNHGDVMHWFPKHGKSMDTFRADVKSGLASAAPAEPTAPKKYYRVQVGAYSVKANAEAMLAKIKAAGFTDAFVKRN
- a CDS encoding cache domain-containing protein, producing the protein MKGNTGNKSISIRGILIITFVFAMLISMSIIGHLVFSNWSSSASKITENTARNMNQEIYYKINAFMQVPEHINEFNHKFIENKIFDFSDEDARDRFFTGVLYSHGNEIYSFSYGTENGEYYGARRNENNVIEIMKNNSYTDGNSWYYSVNSDYTAGEITVRAGKFDPRTRVWYKAAKEAGGPVFSPVYKHFVMEDMTVSAAWPIYDGSGNLQGVLGTHMLLTGIGSYLEDIVQENNGYAFIIEKDTGELIANSLGKTNYTVLQDGTLKRYTLSEIDNTLVRQMYEQYNSEHNSQFLFTKASVKPAALIFASMASAFALTEYAPTCTR
- a CDS encoding MATE family efflux transporter, with amino-acid sequence MKSQSQSLSLSQNNDFLGTEPIGKLLRRMAIPTVLAQLINMLYNIVDRIYIGHMPENGALALTGVGVCLPVIMIVTAFASLIASGGAPRASISMGKGDNAFAERTLGSCFLFQIIISVILTVVLLIWNRDFLLVFGASENTINYSTDYMNIYALGTIFVQLTLGMNAFITAQGFTKISMRTVLIGALCNIVLDPIFIYGLKMGVRGAALATIISQGVSCVWVVYFLFGKKTLLKLRRANIRLDAKIILPCVALGLAPFIMTASESVIAVCYNSSLLRYGGDIAVGAMTILTSIMQFAMLPLQGLGQGAQPIASYNYGAKNTVRVRQTFRLLLKASLIYSAVLWALIMLFPQIFVGIFTSDAALSAFTYTAMRIYFAIMLILGIQIACQITFLAIGSAKAAISVAIVRKFVLLIPLIFILPHIFQANQAVAIYASEPIADIIAVVFTAILFAAQFKKAMKELELDGAPPKETDLPQKV
- a CDS encoding MarR family transcriptional regulator, producing the protein MLKGGEILQRFQAVMRLFELSGKDVCEKYGLTQIESNILMFLNNNPGKDTASDIVDLRRLPKANVSKAVESLIQKELLLRRQDTGDRRRIHLMLTDDAQKMIPDISAVLDAFSAQLFSGFTLVEQKQYADMNVRIWQNALEGLERK
- a CDS encoding alpha/beta hydrolase; this encodes MPITLAFLLGCVFILTGILLVISPGKPEPFLDKNNSMLEGSISEKVIVNIGGVEQGMFIKGKNTKNPVLLFLHGGPGMPEYFLAEKYPTGLEDHFTVCYWEQRGAGLSYNADISAQDLTAEQLVSDTIEATNYLRERFGQDKIYLMAHSWGSFLGIQAAAQAPQLYIAYIGVAQISQMAESEKLAYTYILEQYTAAGNNEMIKKLKNYPVLESDIAVRSFFVSLLRDRTMHELGIGTMHNMKSVITGIFIPVFQCRAYTLKEKITVWRAKAFLRNDTKLIDQLFSADLTAEVSQLKIPAYFISGKYDYTVNYDLSKVYLKHLQAPVKGFYTFEQSAHSPMFEEPEKFTQIMLEDVLNKSTALADTDTA
- a CDS encoding TetR/AcrR family transcriptional regulator; amino-acid sequence: MPDKPYHHGNLRNCLIEAGIELINQKGIEQLSLRKVCVMCGVSQSAPYSHFQSKEDLLEAMQDYVTNQFMEVLHTAIESCLNQNDQRVLIQMGKSYVLFFVKNPNYFQFLFSQPCIKVNLSLDENAKNNFPPFELLKENVLRIFGETGMPKEKMEDTIIALWASVHGLASIATMKNIYYDKDWEKKIEDIIWNKQTL
- a CDS encoding methyl-accepting chemotaxis protein, which codes for MVEKINLLLTNINTASNNVLADSRRAYDSNMALLHGTSEQGAPTASIVGISSLISNNTCNADQANKLASAAKEKAVQGDNQIKEMVIAMEEINDTSTNISKVIKVIEDIAFQTNILALNAAVEAARAGQHGKGFAVVAEEVRNLATRSADAAKETAEMIHDTISKVDGGTKIAKNATDALNKIVSEVSAVAALMNDIAVSSKKIDQGIMLISQEMQSNSAINEELANQAELMKKQVGSFKLKNTDY